The following proteins are co-located in the Tautonia marina genome:
- the metH gene encoding methionine synthase, giving the protein MSHAERIDTQALLEELLAQRVLVLDGAMGTMIQTYSLTEEDFRGDRFRDHPKDLKGCNDLLSITRPDVIAAIHRAYLDAGADIIETNTFISNRLTMENYGLQDHCFEINRAAAELARRVADEVTALNPDKPRFVAGSIGPTDKTASISPKVEDPGYRGVTFDQLVDAYTEAVDGLIAGGVDILFPETSFDTLNMKACLYAIDQYFERHGIRLPVMVSGTITDKSGRTLSGQTIEAFWHSVSHMELLSVGINCALGADELRPYLESLANVATCYVSSHPNAGMPDGFGNFDDPPERMAEVIGEFARNGWLNIIGGCCGTTPEYIRQIALAVEGAKPRVRPKSKHWTSLSGQEPLTIRPDSGFIMIGERTNITGSRKFARLIREENYDEALAVAREQVEGGANILDVNMDEGLIDGPKAMTRFLNLLAAEPDIARIPVMIDSSDFKVIEAGLRCCQGKAIVNSISLKEGEEKFLEQARTVRRFGAAVVVMAFDETGQAVDKENKVAICERAYKLLTEEVGFPPEDIIFDTNILTVGTGIEEHNNYAVEFIEAVRELKQRLPLAKTSGGVSNVSFSYRGNNTVREAMNAAFLYHAIKAGLDMGIVNPSQLEVYEEIAPELREKVEDVLLNRRPDAADRLTEFAESVKDAGKKTTAQDLSWRDAPVAKRIEHALIKGIVDFVEEDAEEARQHLGSPLKVIEGPLMDGMNVVGDLFGAGKMFLPQVVKSARVMKKAVAYLTPFMEEEKRLAGGVQVRGKVLMATVKGDVHDIGKNIVGVVLGCNDYEVIDLGVMCPSEKILAEAKKHGVDVIGLSGLITPSLDEMVHVAREMQREGFTIPLLIGGATTSPKHTAVKIAPAYNNPVVHVKDASRSVGVVERLSRKDDTRKEYVDQIQAAQEQERQAFSKRRERNLVPYAEALRRRFPTDWATVDLPRPEFFGQRIIEEMPLADLVPFIDWSPFFSTWELKGKYPKIFEDPYVGAEARDLFEKAQAMLSNLIKNGELKARAVYGFFPANSEGDDIIVYSDELRSSERFRFHCLRQQWQRQGQECFRSLADYIAPVESGRLDTIGAFAVTAGLGIDPIVSRFEADHDDYNAIMVKALADRFAEAFAECLHRQARIDWGFGRSENLSNDDLIDERYRGIRPAPGYPACPDHTEKRTLWQLLDAEAATGIRLTESCAMWPAASVSGFYFAHPEARYFAVDMITRDQVQDYARRKGMTLAEAERWLSPNLSYDPD; this is encoded by the coding sequence ATGTCCCATGCCGAGCGGATCGACACCCAAGCCCTTCTGGAAGAATTGCTCGCCCAGCGCGTTTTGGTGCTCGACGGCGCCATGGGGACCATGATCCAGACCTACTCGTTGACCGAAGAGGACTTCCGCGGCGATCGCTTCCGCGACCATCCGAAGGACCTGAAAGGCTGCAACGACCTGCTCTCGATCACCCGTCCCGACGTCATCGCCGCGATCCATCGCGCCTATCTCGATGCCGGGGCCGACATCATCGAGACCAACACCTTCATCTCCAATCGTCTGACGATGGAGAACTACGGCCTTCAGGACCATTGCTTCGAGATCAACCGCGCCGCCGCCGAACTCGCCCGCCGCGTGGCCGACGAGGTGACGGCTCTGAACCCCGACAAGCCCCGCTTCGTTGCCGGCTCGATCGGCCCGACCGACAAGACCGCCTCGATCTCTCCGAAGGTCGAAGACCCCGGCTACCGAGGGGTGACCTTCGATCAGCTTGTCGACGCCTACACCGAGGCCGTCGACGGCCTCATCGCCGGTGGGGTCGACATTCTCTTTCCCGAGACGAGCTTCGACACCCTGAACATGAAGGCGTGCCTCTACGCCATCGACCAGTACTTCGAACGCCACGGCATTCGCCTGCCGGTGATGGTCTCGGGCACGATCACCGACAAGAGCGGCCGGACCCTCTCGGGACAGACGATCGAGGCCTTCTGGCACTCCGTCTCGCACATGGAGCTGCTCTCGGTCGGCATCAACTGCGCCCTCGGGGCCGACGAACTCCGTCCGTACCTCGAATCGTTGGCGAATGTTGCCACGTGTTACGTCAGCTCTCACCCGAACGCCGGCATGCCCGACGGTTTCGGCAACTTCGACGACCCTCCCGAGCGGATGGCCGAAGTCATCGGCGAGTTCGCCCGCAACGGCTGGCTGAACATCATCGGCGGCTGCTGTGGCACGACGCCGGAATACATCCGTCAGATCGCCCTGGCCGTCGAAGGGGCCAAGCCTCGCGTTCGTCCTAAGTCAAAGCACTGGACGAGCCTCTCCGGGCAGGAACCGCTGACGATCCGCCCCGACAGCGGCTTCATCATGATCGGCGAGCGGACGAACATCACCGGCTCTCGCAAGTTCGCTCGCCTGATCCGCGAGGAGAACTACGACGAGGCGCTCGCCGTCGCCCGTGAACAGGTTGAGGGCGGCGCGAACATCCTCGACGTGAACATGGACGAAGGGCTCATCGACGGCCCGAAGGCCATGACCCGATTCCTCAACCTGCTGGCCGCCGAGCCCGACATCGCCCGCATTCCGGTGATGATCGACAGCTCCGACTTCAAGGTCATCGAGGCCGGGCTCCGCTGCTGCCAGGGCAAGGCGATCGTCAACTCGATCAGCCTGAAGGAAGGGGAGGAAAAATTCCTCGAACAGGCCCGGACGGTCCGACGCTTCGGCGCGGCCGTCGTCGTCATGGCCTTCGACGAAACCGGCCAGGCCGTCGACAAGGAGAACAAGGTCGCCATCTGTGAACGGGCCTACAAACTCCTGACCGAGGAGGTCGGATTCCCCCCCGAAGACATCATCTTCGACACGAACATTCTCACCGTCGGCACCGGGATCGAGGAGCACAACAATTACGCCGTCGAGTTCATCGAAGCCGTTCGGGAACTGAAACAGCGACTCCCCCTGGCCAAGACCTCCGGCGGTGTCTCGAACGTCTCCTTCTCTTACCGCGGCAACAACACCGTCCGCGAGGCGATGAACGCCGCCTTCCTCTACCATGCCATCAAGGCCGGGCTGGACATGGGGATCGTCAACCCCAGCCAGCTTGAAGTGTACGAGGAAATCGCCCCCGAACTCCGTGAGAAGGTCGAGGACGTTCTCCTCAATCGCCGCCCCGATGCCGCCGACCGCCTCACCGAGTTCGCCGAGTCGGTCAAGGACGCCGGCAAGAAAACCACGGCCCAGGATCTCTCCTGGCGCGATGCCCCTGTCGCCAAGCGAATCGAACATGCCCTGATTAAAGGGATTGTCGATTTCGTCGAGGAAGACGCCGAGGAGGCCCGCCAGCACCTCGGTTCCCCATTGAAGGTCATTGAAGGCCCCTTGATGGACGGCATGAACGTCGTTGGCGACCTGTTCGGCGCCGGCAAGATGTTCCTGCCTCAGGTCGTCAAATCGGCCCGTGTGATGAAAAAGGCCGTCGCGTACCTCACCCCTTTCATGGAAGAGGAGAAGCGCCTTGCCGGAGGGGTGCAGGTCCGTGGCAAGGTCCTCATGGCGACGGTCAAGGGGGATGTCCACGACATCGGCAAGAATATCGTCGGCGTCGTCCTTGGCTGCAACGATTACGAGGTGATCGACCTCGGGGTCATGTGCCCGAGTGAAAAAATTCTCGCCGAAGCCAAGAAACACGGGGTGGATGTGATCGGCCTTTCCGGCCTGATTACCCCCTCGCTTGACGAGATGGTTCACGTCGCTCGTGAGATGCAGCGTGAGGGCTTCACCATCCCCTTGTTGATCGGTGGCGCGACGACCAGCCCGAAGCACACCGCCGTCAAGATCGCCCCGGCCTACAACAACCCGGTTGTCCACGTCAAGGACGCCTCCCGATCCGTCGGCGTCGTCGAACGCCTCAGCCGCAAAGACGACACCAGGAAAGAATACGTCGATCAGATTCAAGCCGCCCAGGAACAGGAACGTCAGGCGTTCAGCAAGCGCCGCGAACGGAACCTCGTTCCTTACGCCGAGGCCCTTCGCCGCCGCTTCCCGACCGACTGGGCCACCGTTGACCTCCCCCGCCCCGAGTTCTTCGGCCAACGAATCATCGAGGAGATGCCGCTGGCCGATCTGGTCCCGTTTATTGACTGGTCCCCCTTCTTCTCCACCTGGGAGCTAAAAGGGAAATATCCGAAGATTTTTGAAGATCCTTATGTCGGCGCCGAGGCCCGCGATCTGTTCGAGAAGGCTCAGGCCATGCTCTCGAATCTGATCAAGAACGGCGAGCTGAAAGCCCGAGCCGTCTACGGCTTCTTCCCGGCCAATTCCGAGGGGGACGACATCATCGTCTACTCGGATGAGCTGCGATCCTCCGAGCGGTTCCGCTTCCACTGCCTCCGGCAGCAATGGCAGCGGCAGGGGCAGGAGTGTTTTCGGTCGCTGGCCGACTACATCGCCCCGGTCGAGTCGGGCCGCTTGGACACGATCGGCGCCTTCGCCGTGACCGCCGGCCTCGGCATCGACCCCATCGTCTCCCGTTTCGAGGCCGACCACGACGACTACAACGCCATCATGGTCAAGGCGCTCGCCGATCGCTTCGCCGAGGCGTTCGCGGAATGCCTCCACCGACAGGCCCGGATCGACTGGGGCTTCGGACGATCCGAGAACCTTTCCAACGATGATCTGATTGACGAGCGCTACCGCGGCATCCGCCCCGCTCCCGGCTATCCGGCCTGCCCCGACCACACCGAGAAGCGTACCCTCTGGCAACTGCTCGACGCCGAGGCTGCCACGGGCATCCGTCTCACCGAAAGCTGCGCCATGTGGCCCGCCGCCTCGGTTTCCGGCTTCTACTTCGCCCACCCCGAGGCCCGCTACTTCGCCGTCGATATGATCACCCGTGACCAGGTTCAGGACTACGCCCGCCGCAAAGGGATGACCCTTGCCGAGGCCGAACGCTGGCTCTCCCCGAACCTCTCCTACGATCCGGATTGA